In one Nicotiana tomentosiformis chromosome 6, ASM39032v3, whole genome shotgun sequence genomic region, the following are encoded:
- the LOC138893813 gene encoding uncharacterized protein — MNREVEVANRNIKRILRKIVDNYRQWHEKLAFALLGYRTTMRTSIGAMPYMLVYDTEAVIPAEVKIPSLRVIQEANLDDAEWIHVRQEYLILIDEKRMDVVCHG; from the coding sequence ATGAATAGGGAAGTTGAGGTAGCTAACAGGAATATCAAGAGGATTCtgcgaaagatagtggacaattacagacaatggcacgagaagttggCTTTCGCTTTATTGGGTTACCGGACTACCATGAGAACATCTATTGGGGCAAtgccatacatgttggtatatgaCACTGAAGCGGTGATACCCGCAGAAGTCAAAATACCGTCTTTAAGAGTCATTCAAGAAGCAAATTTGGACGATGCAGAATGGATACACGTCAGGCAAGAATATCTCATTCTCATTGATGAGAAAAGAATGGATGTAGTATGTCATGGATAG